A window of Babesia microti strain RI chromosome III, complete genome contains these coding sequences:
- a CDS encoding THO complex subunit 1 transcription elongation factor (overlaps_old_locusTagID:BBM_III03650), whose protein sequence is MDIFQGILPISSELTQNGTLNLPKDDIRHHLIELWQLLLKQDELNNSLLTNINYRKSVVEQIRTILKNNENKEGDISSKSHANFILSFKIISVYLINNLTHCSDAFTTMAGNIDTINCIIDILLSLVPDSLDLVIFIDILTELAKVSTIASIAKIVNHVYCQLKTVKKHYIDMETICTNKRRMQTAGAKLIFFVKSIENRMIHTEFLSHPQLSFQLRCILIECLPMSHLGISNKHGLSQIQTTFITTEPDALKFLEEFVQRQPCETMENYTDEITSDYKYKLCNFEPILKLPNYKIYTSYKFTLSFSHLSHNMEAEDESYFSELLDSYQCLLNFYRTLNPNSKVKGPLFAWYKDGIDRGNGIIFSMVCNDVDFWKQFIVESFMALMDLYRVTKPLNPNEEYLCLFNRASHVVFQPDKESIYAKKPTKIRAIINEIQKVLVKFSTKISGFTKFLTTLLATEAQWVYWKRNGCADLLTDITPSPYVEDTIMDPIDESIDTIGNDRDTWINWLKDCMENKEECGVKRAAVQKGNEIGCLSRKFTYETSLRVDPINLDRQADEWGLDVPPNELTDTLETKLNAKLSQYRKKMQIDLDPENQVETPSSEDNVFRFRLGKLFTMHYMDKFVNSTFKLPIGNTCSNMEYIMSSLDQIIN, encoded by the exons ATGGATATATTCCAGGGTATACTACCAATATCTTCAGAATTGACTCAGAATGGCACCCTTAATCTACCCAAAGATGATATTAGGCATCATCTCATAGAATTATGGCAGTTACTATTAAAACAAG ATGAGTTAAACAACAGTTTACTCACTAATATAAACTATAGAAAATCTGTAGTTGAACAAATAAGAACTATTTTGAAGAACAATGAGAATAAAGAAGGAGATATTAGCAGCAAATCTCATGCAAACTTCATATTATCCTTCAAGATAATATCAGTATACTTGATAAACAACCTAACCCATTGTTCCGATGCTTTCACGACTATGGCCGGAAATATAGATACgattaattgcataattgACATCTTATTATCTCTGGTACCTGATTCTTTAGACCTGGTGATCTTCATAGACATTCTAACTGAATTGGCTAAA GTATCAACAATAGCTTCCATCgctaaaattgtcaatcaCGTATATTGTCAACTCAAAACCGTGAAAAAACATTATATTGACATGGAGACTATATGTACAAATAAAAGGAGGATGCAAACTGCTGGTGCAAAGTTGATATTCTTTGTAAAATCAATCGAAAACCGCATGATACATACGGAATTTCTTTCACATCCACAATTATCATTTCA acTAAGATGTATACTAATTGAATGCTTGCCAATGTCCCATTTGGGGATATCAAATAAACACGGTCTAAGTCAAATACAAACAACATTTATTACTACAGAACCAGATGCCCTTAA ATTTTTAGAAGAATTTGTACAACGGCAACCCTGCGAAACAATGGAAAATTACACGGATGAGATCACTAGTGATTATAAGTACAAATTGTGCAACTTTGAACCAATACTCAAATTGCccaattacaaaatatatactagcTACAAGTTTACATTATCTTTCTCTCACCTCTCACACAAT ATGGAAGCCGAAGATGAGAGCTATTTTAGTGAATTACTAGATTCGTACCAATGTCTACTAAACTTCTATCGCACATTAAACCCCAATTCCAA GGTCAAAGGACCACTTTTTGCATGGTACAAAGATGGAATTGATAGAGGAAATGGGATTATATTCTCTATGGTTTGCAACGATGTCGATTTCTGGAAACAATTTATCGTCGAAAGTTTTATGGCCCTAATGGACCTTTACCGCGTGACAAAGCCATTAAATCCAAATGAGGAGTATTTGTGCCTGTTTAATCGTGCATCTCACGTCGTTTTCCAGCCTGATAAGGAATCTATTTATGCTAAAAAACCTACAAAGATTCGGGCTATTATCAATGAGATACAGAAGGTGTTGGTTAAATTCTCTACTAAAATTAGTGGGTTTACGAAATTTTTGACCACTCTATTGGCCACGGAAGCTCAATGG GTTTATTGGAAGAGGAATGGTTGTGCAGATTTGCTCACAGATATAACCCCTAGCCCTTATGTTGAAGATACGATCATGGATCCCATTGACGAATCAATTGACACTATTGGCAATGACAGAGATACCTGGATTAATTGGCTTAAAGATTGCATGGAAAATAAAGAGGAGTGTGGAGTGAAGAGAGCGGCAGTGCAAAAGGGCAATGAGATAGGATGTCTAAGTCGCAAGTTTACCTATGAGACATCGCTTAGAGTAGACCCAATCAACCTTGACAGACAGGCCGATGAATGGGGATTAGATGTACCACCAAATGAATTAACA GACACATTGGAAACCAAGCTGAATGCCAAGCTGAGTCAATATAGGAAAAAAATGCAAATCGATCTGGACCCAGAGAACCAAGTGGAAACACCTAGTTCCGAAGACAATGTCTTCAGATTCCGCCTTGGCAAATTATTCACAATGCACTACATGGATAAGTTTGTTAATTCAACATTTAAGCTACCAATAGGGAACACTTGTAGCAATATGGAATATATCATGTCATCACTCgatcaaattattaattaa
- a CDS encoding hypothetical protein (overlaps_old_locusTagID:BBM_III03660;~overlaps_old_locusTagID:BBM_III03665) has product MYIILCFTLLISYICGSLGNSDFTNTSCLVEGIWIQGEKIDFSSNIREYKIVLEKHIHKLETFIYISYASKKLDTNKLASNRKLLNDNEISNKIHFDYLGKSTNFMLDLVPELNLKSCNISLIMNKMHIKPTFPNFWLLDINDLSSIKLKITVENSVGKSLNEYYIHIFNDKFKNVIEVDNVSIFDNKNVSFKMEPPFSPTIYRYKILINPMINDHIKITAKCKYNVFINDIEQQSLTVNIPNDKFQTIIKISCVNVKNKTIGVPESYYFHFIYSTNENITSPKSIIPLATGSPCLLTESDDIHMYNCYGTVDPVSFVMQTKPTYLYAIKSQDKRYIFYNTTTVKIYKKSDIQLEILNGREKRVYKFFFNNTNEKYIQFKYLPFYNKIIVLLFILTFMFSSLMPSLLQIILSRNYNGINYFPYIFNIIITYIAIRCLDQNKNINRNISSIMYNIYSFFLKIDSNDPWSFTSCANLIWSYTHYKLLFILIRFICSRINIFYNGINSSNYIFMDYNSVSIGNLDWPLKTFISFPLFGACYTILHNAIHGEVIHVDNLLIKEVFNNNDLMLSRLKIHSISNIIKWVIFETNIPLLCTTLILLIDLIYNFYQYFNKCYNAVKHGYLIWRWNDNCGGDHLSNNGYWSDRFCNQLYTEYNSSSEIFDCHYQDFCGLTEIFDFEKLKNKNYVLEHQNNKPPWNNFDDAEKMDLNFLSPKYYDLNDTVDAKSNISEELNENIPICVKINKLLHYSSLYRSFGLIQCGWIDILLDWKFTKEIYMQDIDLSKFKLITKSTQLHGPLSNGEFKPIFNGTRVPHIFFELFTIRCILGILFGIIINKTNSFIQNFGLVLITTLFCLMMTRIIVSWPYNKDKDNIILLICLLVETLLVVSFQFNLFGIKWISNVFLAVLEFTIQFGIIIAFLHSLLFIYYFALNNKSKLYSYCNCILSIEFPETNTYCISHGFSKVPIYSARITFDNNPSYGINHDKVYISPIITNLPPIIAISSDDFRSFTNNVNGIQIPEIIIFFGGADIYRLSRIIIYDIEKKNNIISEILKDINEYSNVADEINMKILKYHKTHVPTNSILSIIINDGHNIGNSKHSDHYEDESTVSRDYYSELKN; this is encoded by the exons ATGTACATTATTCTTTGTTTTACGTTATTAATATCTTATATATGTGGTTCTTTGGGAAATAGTGATTTCACGAATACTTCGTGTTTGGTGGAGGGTATATGGATTCAAGGAGAGAAAATAGATTTTTCAAGCAATATTAGGGAATATAAAATCGTTTTAGAAAAGCATATCCATAAACTAGAAACTTTCATTTACATTTCTTATGCTTCAAAAAAGTTGGACACCAATAAACTTGCAAGTAATCGCAAGTTGTtaaatgataatgaaatttcTAATAAAATCCATTTTGACTATCTGGGGAAATCAACCAACTTTATGCTTGATTTGGTGCCAGAATTGAACCTTAAATCGTGCAATATTAGCTTAATTATGAATAAAATGCATATAAAACCCACATTTCCTAATTTTTGGCTACTAGACATAAACGATTTATCAAG tataaaattgaagatTACTGTTGAAAATAGCGTTGGAAAATCATTGAATGAATATTACATCCacatatttaatgataaattcaaGAATGTCATTGAGGTTGACAATGtttcaatatttgataataaaaacGTTTCTTTTAAAATGGAACCTCCATTTTCACCTACAATCTATCGCTACAAAATTCTAATAAATCCGATGATAAATGATCACA TTAAAATAACGGCtaaatgcaaatataatgtatttatcaatgatattgaaCAGCAAAGCCTCACTGTGAATATTCCTAACGATAAATTTCAAACGATAATCAAA ATATCTTGtgtaaatgttaaaaataaaactATCGGAGTGCCTGAatcatattattttcattttatatactcgacaaatgaaaatataacatctcctaaatcaataattccATTGGCCACTGGATCGCCATGTCTG TTAACGGAAAGTGATGATATACATATGTACAATTGTTATGGAACTGTGGATCCTGTTTCATTTGTCATGCAAACCAAACCAACCTACCTATATGCAATAAAGTCGCAG GATAAAAgatacatattttacaacacTACAactgtaaaaatatataaaaaaagTGATATACAACTGGAAATATTGAATGGTCGAGAAAAACGTGTCTATAAgtttttttttaataataccaatgaaaaatatattcaatttaaatacttaCCTTTctataacaaaattatcgttttattgtttattttaacatttatgTTTTCATCGCTGATGCCATCATTACtgcaaattatattatcccGCAATTATAATGgtatcaattattttccatatatatttaacataattattacatatattgcCATTAGGTGTCTCGATCAAAATAag AATATTAATCGCAACATATCATctattatgtataatatctATTCATTTTTTCTAAAAATAGATTCAAATGATCCTTGGTCATTCACATCTTGCGCA AATTTGATATGGAGCTATACAcactataaattattatttatattaattagattTATATGTTCACgcattaatattttttataatgggataaattcatctaattatatatttatggatTACAATAGTGTATCCATAGGTAATCTGGATTGGCCTTTAAAGACATTCATATCATTTCCATTATTTGGAGCATGCTACACTATACTACAT aatgCTATACATGGAGAAGTAATACAtgtagataatttgttaataaaaGAAGTATTTAATAACAATGATCTCATGTTATCGAGGctaaaaatacattcaattagcaatatcattaaatgggttatttttgaaacaaaCATTCCACTCCTCTGTACCACATTAATTCTATTGAttgatttaatatacaatttctATCAATACTTcaataaatgttacaaCGCCGTAAAACATGGTTACTTGATATGGCGTTGGAATGATAACTGCGGAGGTGATCACCTGTCTAATAATGGATACTGGTCCGATAGATTCTgtaatcaattatacacCGAATATAATTCaag tTCAGAAATATTTGACTGTCACTATCAAGATTTTTGCGGATTGACTGAAATCtttgattttgaaaaattgaaaaataaaaattatgttttgGAACACCAAAACAATAAACCCCCATGGaacaattttgatgatgCAGAAAAAATGGATTTAAACTTTCTTTCACCAAAATATTATGATCTAAATGATACTGTTGATGCCAAATCGAATATCTCGGAAGAGttgaatgaaaatattcCAATATGcgttaaaataaataaattgttacactattcatcattatataGATCTTTTGGATTAATACAATGCGGTTggattgatattttattagaTTGGAAATTTACAAAGGAAATATACATGCAAGATATAGATTTAagtaaatttaaattgataacCAAATCTACCCAGTTACAT GGCCCTTTGTCTAATGGAGAATTTAAACCCATTTTCAATGGGACTAGAGTTCCacacatattttttgaGTTATTCACAATAAGGTGTATATTGGGTATATTGTTTGGGataatcattaataaaaCTAACTCTTTCATTCAAAATTTCGGATTAGTACTCATCACTacattattttgtttaatgaTGACAAGAATAATCG TATCATGGCCATATAATAAAGATAAAGATAACatcattttattaatatgtCTATTAGTAGAAACGCTATTAGTTGTTTCTTtccaattcaatttatttggaaTAAAATGGATTTCTAACGTATTTTTGG CCGTGCTGGAATTTACAATACAATTTGGAATCATAATTGCATTCTTACATAGCCtcttatttatatattattttgcaCTAAATAACAAAAG CAAACTGTATTCGTACTGTAATTGCATTTTGTCAATTGAATTTCCTGAAACAAACACTTATTGTATATCCCATGGATTCTCCAAAGTACCTATTTATTCTGCACGT ATAACATTTGACAACAATCCATCCTATGGAATCAACCATGATAAAGTATATATATCTCCAATTATAACGAATCTACCGCCTATAATAGCAATTTCAAGCGACGATTTCCGCTCATTTACAAACAATGTAAATGGAATACAAATCCCCGAAATCATCATATTTTTTGGCGGGGCAGATATCTATAGACTTAGTAGGATCATAATATACGA CATAGAGaagaaaaataatattatttctgAGATTCTAAAAGACATAAACGAATATTCGAATGTGGCTGATGAGATCAATAT gAAAATATTAAAGTATCACAAAACCCATGTACCAACTAATTCCAtcttatcaataataataaatgatggTCATAATATTGGAAATAGTAAGCATTCAGATCATTATGAAGATGAAAGTACGGTATCACGTGATTATTATAGTGAATTAAAAAACtaa
- a CDS encoding DNA mismatch repair protein MLH1 (overlaps_old_locusTagID:BBM_III03640) codes for MYFGGESDGNCIKPLPRDVVEKIAAGEVILNPAGALKELLENSIDAHSTVINIQISHSGFEYLRISDNGFGMCKEDLLLACKRYTSSKNPGSLIGISTFGFRGEGLAALSQSALVTITSKKVTSPKGLRVKYLNGEQTSIEEVDCDVGTIVEYENLFYNNQVRLKTLMKQGSLHYLKCLELVQHYAIQFTNISFSMYRLTPKSNTSRLLSIKTLVEMDLSDMVNCNFNTDNQNAHLNVIKQVYGDKNTKHLISFNSSLNKDVIYQCIGLISGSAYSGCNITITFVNNRLVDLPNLRTMIDNIYLNIVGPGHLKFVYLSIKIPLQKVDVNIHPTKKLVSFICQEEIESHIAEVFREVLENSVYIVDNSVINHAKSGKLCSNDTKVEPTRSRTDFHQSSIKTFLPLQTTQFTSSNSHMKQFIKQNASSSLDVFKCQTQDICHQSQFCIENTSETTEISDKLDVMHLIKKSVFVGPVDEKWILLQYHKKLILVDIQELVRRYIYDYLASNRGRYRRVAFEPKLEISELTSYHDEISSLDKIVVDPEYMISLDNFGIGIEVIDGVAYLANFPCIIDNHYPDIPILAKCITEILAIRRMNANVKTSAIAKIMSESMSMVPEGSITSEYLEHIFYNGLKRSNKHFSSNEARVLFSSRDFVIELASLDKLYRLFERC; via the exons atgtattttgGTGGTGAAAGTGATGGAAATTGCATTAAACCACTGCCACGCGATGTGGTTGAAAAGATCGCTGCGGGGGAAGTGATACTAAACCCAGCTGGTGCACTAAAGGAACTGCTAGAAAACTCAATAGACGCACACAGTACtgtgataaatattcaaatttcTCACAGCGGATTTGAGTATCTAAGGATTTCTGACAATGGCTTTGGGATGTGTAAGGAAGATTTGCTGCTTGCTTGCAAACGCTACACCAGTTCCAAGAATCCTGGCTCTCTCATCGGTATATCAACCTTCGGTTTCAGAGGTGAAGGACTAGCAGCTCTTTCACAATCTGCATTGGTCACAATTACTTCAAAGAAGGTCACTAGCCCAAAAGGTTTAAGGGTTAAGTACCTAAATGGCGAACAGACCA GCATAGAAGAAGTTGATTGTGATGTAGGTACCATAGTAGAGTATGAAAACCTATTTTATAACAACCAAGTTAGACTTAAAACCTTAATGAAACAGGGTAGCTTGCACTATTTGAAATGTCTGGAGTTGGTTCAACACTATGCCATTCAATTCACTAATATTTCGTTTTCAATGTATAGATTAACACCAAAAAGCAATACATCCCGACTTTTGTCCATTAAAACGCTGGTGGAAATGGATTTGAGCGATATGGTCAACTGTAATTTTAACACTGATAACCAGAACGCCCATTTGAATGTGATTAAACAGGTATATGGTGATAAAAACActaaacatttaatttcatttaacaGTTCATTGAATAAAGACGTTATATATCAGTGCATTGGATTGATTAGCGGCTCTGCCTATTCTGGATGTAATATTACAATCACTTTTGTCAATAACCGCTTAGTTGACTTGCCAAATTTGCG TACCATGATtgataacatttatttgaatattgtgGGCCCAGGGCACttgaaatttgtatacttGTCAATAAAAATCCCTCTGCAAAAAGTGGATGTAAATATACATCCCACCAAAAAACTGGTCTCTTTCATCTGCCAAGAAGAAATCGAATCGCATATTGCTGAAGTATTTCGGGAGGTGCTTGAAAATTCAGTATATATAGTTGATAATTCGGTAATAAATCATGCAAAATCTGGAAAACTATGCAGTAATGACACCAAAGTTGAACCCACTCGCTCCAGAACTGATTTTCACCAATCATCcattaaaacatttttaccACTACAGACCACCCAATTTACAAGCAGTAACAGCCATatgaaacaatttataaaacaAAACGCCAGTTCATCATTAGATGTTTTCAAGTGCCAAACGCAGGATATCTGCCATCAAAG CCAATTTTGCATTGAAAATACCAGCGAGACAACTGAAATTTCTGACAAATTAGATGTGATGCatttgattaaaaaatctgTATTCGTAGGACCGGTGGATGAAAAATGGATCTTATTGCAGTATCACAAGAAACTAATACTTGTTGACATCCAGGAACTTGTTAGGCGATATATTTACGATTACCTAGCGTCGAATCGTGGGCGATATAGACGAGTTGCATTTGAACctaaattggaaatttcAGAGTTAACAAGCTACCATGATGAAATTTCTAGTCTTGATAAAATCGTAGTCGATCCTGAATACATGATTTcacttgataattttggaaTTGGTATTGAAGTAATTGACGGAGTCGCATACCTTGCTAATTTCCCCTGTATAATAGACAA CCACTACCCAGATATACCAATACTCGCAAAGTGTATTACAGAAATATTAGCCATCCGACGTATGAATGCCAATGTAAAAACGAGTGCCATAGCCAAGATAATGTCAGAATCTATGAGCATGGTACCAGAAGGATCCATTACAAGTGAATACCTAGAacacattttttacaatGGGTTAAAGAGATCCAATAAACACTTTAGCTCCAATGAAGCCAGAGTATTATTTAGTTCTAGAGATTTTGTAATTGAATTGGCATCGttggataaattatatagGCTATTTGAAAGATGTTAA
- a CDS encoding RAN, GTP-binding nuclear protein Ran (overlaps_old_locusTagID:BBM_III03645) — protein MTENIPQFKLLLVGDGGVGKTTLVKRHLTGEFEKKYIPTLGVEVHPLKFRTNFGVIQFNAWDTAGQEKYGGLRDGYYIKGECAIIMFDVTSRITYKNVPNWHRDIVRVCDNIPMVLCGNKADVKERQVKAAHIQFHRKRNLQYYDLSARSNFNFERPFLWLARRLTNQPQLVFVGDCAKAPEIQIDPALVAQSERELAAAASCAIDDDDDLN, from the exons ATGACTGAAAACATTCCACAGTTTAAGTTGCTGTTGGTGGGTGACGGCGGCGTCGGTAAGACCACCTTGGTGAAGCGTCACTTGACGGGAGAATTCGAAAAGAAATATATTC CTACTCTTGGTGTAGAAGTACACCCTTTGAAATTTCGCACCAACTTCGGCGTCATCCAGTTCAATGCCTGGGATACCGCTGGACAAGAGAAGTATGGTGGCCTTCGCGACGGTTATTA TATTAAAGGAGAGTGTGCCATTATTATGTTTGATGTCACATCTAGAATAACATATAAGAATGTTCCTAATTGGCATAGAGATATTGTCCGAGTCTGTGACAACATACCCATGGTCCTCTGTGGCAACAAGGCTGATGTCAAGGAGAGGCAAGTTAAAGCCGCACACATACAATTTCACAGGAAGAGAAATCTACAGTACTATGACCTTTCTGCCCGTTCAAACTTCAATTTTGAACGGCCTTTCCTTTGGTTGGCACGACGATTGACTAACCAGCCGCAGTTGGTTTTCGTGGGAGACTGTGCTAAGGCGCCTGAAATTCAAATAGATCCGGCTTTGGTTGCACAATCTGAGAGAGAACTAGCCGCCGCAGCCAGCTGTGCCATCGATGATGACGATGATCTCAACTAA
- a CDS encoding Non-canonical poly(A) RNA polymerase PAPD5 (overlaps_old_locusTagID:BBM_III03655), translating into MASDSNDTVKVNKFSENEVLKKVHRDISSAKNYYSTKKQKNGPKIKYKPKKLLKNVKSNNHTTSNDLSSKSKDDKSFSALMKLGGNGKNPYPKSTDNVNCPSKLVTNNKNTNRPNKGGKNKKNYNKYITHVHNPIKSSPDSINESENADDKVPSNGAISEPTSPGADFSVIYPSEFIINSFSDLSNVYKVSKILDENLQRWLRHVQKVAEEEKPMIESAIKRFEDVVYKVLHNAKIFVFGSYSSSLRLPHGDVDLTIKGADGSPVDILKSLIKHIRPIAHNREVFVILSARIPIIRYTDAVSGTKIDVNANPGASLKSTKVINNWIEIFPSVEPLIKINKHLIRNFDLNDTALGGIGSFLLFHMCFAFYLNFGESCKINESYSDGFAILCLWKYYGMLHNYKKFGIGPNGEIIPIPTSNQNGALKLVAYSPVNTTMEIGKRAHQMSKVIALFRHALSACLSITEGKVEPYNCDTLQFLFSDSYSKGSDKHIFDLNIAKE; encoded by the exons ATGGCTTCAGATTCCAATGATACAGTTaaagtaaataaatttagtgAAAATGAAGTGTTAAAGAAAGTTCATAGAGACATTTCATCggctaaaaattattattccACAAAAAAACAGAAGAATGGTCCCAAAATTAAGTATAAACCGAAGAAATTGcttaaaaatgtaaaaagTAATAATCATACAACCAgtaatgatttatcatcaaaGTCTAAGgatgataaatcattttctGCGTTAATGAAACTGGGTGGTAATGGCAAAAATCCCTATCCTAAATCTACAGACAATGTAAATTGCCCTAGCAAGCTagtaacaaataataaaaacacTAATCGACCAAATAAAGGCGGTAAAAATAAgaaaaattataacaaatatataactcATGTACATAACCCGATTAAATCGTCTCCAGATAGCATTAATGAGTCTGAGAATGCTGATGATAAAGTACCTAGTAATGGCGCTATTTCTGAACCAACTTCACCCGGTGCTGACTTTAGTGTTATTTATCCGTCTGAATTCATAATAAACTCATTTTCAGATCTATCCAACGTGTATAAAGTCAGTAAGATACTGGATGAAAATCTGCAACGCTGGCTACGTCATGTACAAAAGGTTGCCGAGGAGGAGAAACCAATGATAGAATCCGCCATCAAACGTTTTGAGGATGTTGTTTATAAAGTATTACACAATGCGAAAATCTTTGTATTTGGCTCTTACTCATCGTCGCTAAGATTGCCGCACGGGGATGTCGATTTGACAATTAAAGGAGCAGATGGATCTCCTGTGGATATACTGAAAAGTCtaattaaacatataagACCAATTGCACATAATCGAGAGgtttttgttattttaagTGCTAGAATTCCAATTATCAGGTATACTGACGCAGTATCGGGCACCAAAATCGATGTAAACGCAAACCCAGGCGCATCACTTAAAAGTACAAAggttattaataattggaTCGAAATTTTTCCATCAGTAGAACCGcttattaaaattaacaaGCATTTAATCAGAAATTTTGACTTGAACGATACGGCTCTCGGTGGAATTGGATCATTCCTACTGTTCCACATG TGTTTCGCATTctatttgaattttggGGAATCATGCAAAATAAATGAGAGTTACTCTGATGGATTCGCAATTCTGTGTTTGTGGAAATACTATGGTATGTTACACAACTACAAGAAATTTGGAATTGGCCCAAATGGAGAGATTATCCCCATTCCCACTTCAAACCAAAATGGCGCCTTAAAACTCGTGGCTTACAGTCCAGTAAATACTACTATGGAAATTGGGAAAAGAGCCCATCAAATGTCAAAGGTTATAGCTTTATTCAGGCATGCATTATCAGCA TGCCTATCCATTACTGAGGGAAAAGTGGAACCTTATAACTGTGACactttgcaatttttgtttaGCGATTCGTATAGCAAAGGCTCTGacaaacatatttttgatcTAAATATTGCTAAGgaataa